One segment of Sphingomonas telluris DNA contains the following:
- a CDS encoding superoxide dismutase: MAFQLPELPYAKDALAPHISAETLEFHWGKHHRAYVNKTNEFVGAKPDLQGASLVEVVRAAKQGGENKLFNNSAQLWNHSFFWQCLSPEGQQPSGRLANLISDAFGGTEQLLQKLGDEAVNHFSNGWAWLVLDRDQLEITSLHDADTPLVHDGMVPLFTLDVWEHAYYIDYRNERPRFVTSVLSNIVNWDFVAQNLDGNGADRADQEGETARQPETTT, from the coding sequence ATGGCCTTCCAGCTGCCCGAACTGCCGTACGCGAAGGACGCGCTCGCGCCGCATATTTCGGCCGAAACCCTCGAGTTTCACTGGGGCAAGCATCACCGTGCCTACGTCAACAAGACCAACGAATTCGTCGGCGCCAAGCCTGACCTCCAGGGCGCCTCGCTCGTCGAGGTCGTCCGCGCGGCCAAGCAGGGTGGTGAGAACAAGCTGTTCAACAACAGCGCCCAGCTCTGGAACCACAGCTTTTTCTGGCAGTGCCTGAGCCCCGAAGGCCAGCAGCCAAGCGGGCGTCTGGCGAACCTGATCAGCGACGCGTTCGGCGGCACGGAGCAGCTTCTGCAGAAGCTCGGCGACGAAGCCGTGAACCATTTCTCGAACGGGTGGGCGTGGCTCGTGCTCGACCGCGACCAGTTGGAAATCACCTCGCTGCACGATGCCGACACGCCGCTTGTCCACGACGGCATGGTGCCGCTGTTCACGCTCGATGTGTGGGAGCACGCCTATTACATCGACTATCGCAACGAGCGGCCGCGCTTCGTGACCTCGGTGCTGTCGAACATCGTCAACTGGGACTTCGTCGCCCAGAACCTCGACGGGAATGGCGCGGATCGTGCGGACCAGGAAGGCGAGACGGCTCGCCAGCCGGAGACTACGACTTGA
- a CDS encoding urate hydroxylase PuuD, whose protein sequence is MGKFFENLNFVLIGGLVLAILIALFPDSGYANSVGASDLWLGIFQWLHVFFGITWIGLLYYFNFVQIPTMPTVPAELKPGVSKYIAPKALFYFRWGAAFTVLTGLIVAYLYGEEKALLLNDPANRLIGIGMWLALIMAFNVWFIIWPNQKKALGLVEADDATKAKSARTAMIFSRLNTLLSIPMLLAMTNMH, encoded by the coding sequence ATGGGCAAATTCTTCGAAAACCTGAATTTCGTGCTGATCGGCGGCCTGGTGCTGGCGATCCTGATCGCGCTGTTTCCAGACAGCGGCTACGCCAACTCGGTCGGCGCAAGCGACCTCTGGCTCGGCATATTCCAGTGGCTGCACGTCTTCTTCGGCATTACCTGGATCGGCCTGCTCTACTATTTCAACTTCGTGCAGATCCCGACGATGCCGACAGTGCCCGCGGAGCTGAAGCCCGGCGTTTCGAAGTACATCGCGCCGAAGGCACTCTTCTACTTCCGCTGGGGCGCTGCCTTCACCGTCCTCACAGGCCTGATCGTTGCCTATCTGTACGGCGAAGAGAAAGCGCTTCTGCTCAACGATCCGGCGAACCGCCTGATCGGTATCGGCATGTGGCTGGCGCTGATCATGGCGTTCAACGTCTGGTTCATCATCTGGCCGAACCAGAAGAAGGCGCTCGGCTTGGTCGAGGCCGACGACGCGACCAAGGCGAAGTCGGCGCGCACCGCGATGATCTTTTCGCGCCTGAACACCCTGCTTTCGATCCCGATGCTGCTGGCCATGACCAACATGCACTAG
- the pspF gene encoding phage shock protein operon transcriptional activator encodes MERANQFVGQSLAFLDAVERASRAAPLNRPVLVIGERGTGKELIAERLHHLSSRWAGPLVVMNCAALPESLIEAELFGHEAGSFTGAAKTRHGRFEEADGGTLFLDELGTLSMPAQDRLLRAVEYGEVTRIGASKPISVDVRIVAATNENLPAAVDKGRFRADLLDRLSFEVVTLPPLRARQDDIPLLTDHFGRRMAVELDWPNWPGFSPRAVAELEAYHWPGNVRELRNVVERAVYRWEDPERDIDALQFDPFHSPWAPAASQTLQAHADVSVAQTALAEDASVPVSAAATAAPPSSTSDFRAAVADYEKALLQNALAANRFNQRATASALNLSYDQLRHALKRHKLMETDAA; translated from the coding sequence ATGGAGCGGGCAAATCAGTTCGTCGGGCAGAGCCTGGCCTTTCTCGACGCGGTCGAGCGGGCGAGCCGCGCTGCGCCGCTCAATCGCCCCGTCCTTGTGATCGGTGAGCGCGGCACGGGCAAGGAGCTGATCGCCGAACGTCTGCACCATCTGTCCTCGCGCTGGGCCGGCCCGCTGGTCGTCATGAACTGCGCCGCGCTTCCGGAAAGCCTGATCGAAGCCGAGCTGTTCGGCCACGAAGCGGGCAGCTTCACCGGCGCCGCAAAGACCCGCCACGGCAGGTTCGAGGAAGCCGATGGCGGCACACTGTTCCTCGATGAGCTCGGTACTCTGTCGATGCCCGCTCAGGATCGCCTGCTGCGCGCCGTCGAGTATGGGGAAGTTACGCGCATCGGCGCGTCGAAGCCGATTTCGGTCGACGTTCGTATCGTCGCGGCCACCAACGAGAACCTTCCGGCCGCCGTCGACAAGGGGCGGTTCCGAGCTGACTTGCTCGACCGACTTTCCTTCGAAGTGGTGACCTTGCCACCGCTCCGTGCGCGCCAGGACGATATACCCCTTCTTACCGACCATTTCGGACGGCGCATGGCTGTGGAGCTGGATTGGCCGAATTGGCCCGGGTTCTCGCCGCGAGCAGTCGCGGAGTTGGAGGCCTACCATTGGCCGGGAAATGTCCGTGAACTGCGGAACGTCGTGGAGCGCGCCGTCTACCGCTGGGAAGATCCGGAGCGTGACATCGACGCTTTGCAGTTCGACCCATTTCATTCGCCATGGGCGCCAGCTGCCTCGCAGACGCTTCAAGCGCATGCCGACGTCAGTGTTGCGCAGACCGCGCTGGCAGAAGACGCCTCGGTGCCAGTTTCAGCTGCGGCAACGGCCGCGCCGCCCTCTAGCACCAGCGACTTCCGCGCGGCGGTCGCGGACTATGAGAAGGCACTTCTTCAAAATGCGCTGGCGGCCAATCGCTTCAACCAGCGCGCGACGGCGTCCGCTCTCAATCTCAGCTACGACCAGCTTCGGCATGCGCTGAAGCGGCACAAGCTGATGGAAACGGACGCCGCCTGA
- the pspA gene encoding phage shock protein PspA: MGIFSRTRDIFAANMTELLDRSEDPAKMIRMIILEMEETLVEVRASAARSIADGKEMRRALKRLDELQTSWTEKAELALSKDREDLAKAALIERQKAADMAGGLRAEIDQIDETLKGYEADIAKLMGKLREARARQNAIATRLESAVTRAKAREILNGGRTEDAFSKFDVLERRADFAEGRADALGMTGPKSLEEEIAELRASEQVDAELEAMKAALKRKGE, translated from the coding sequence ATGGGTATATTCTCTCGGACGAGGGATATCTTCGCGGCAAACATGACGGAGCTTCTCGACCGGTCCGAAGACCCGGCGAAGATGATCCGCATGATCATCCTCGAAATGGAGGAGACTTTGGTCGAGGTCCGGGCAAGCGCGGCCCGGTCGATTGCCGACGGCAAGGAAATGCGCCGGGCGCTGAAGCGCCTCGATGAACTGCAGACGAGCTGGACCGAAAAGGCCGAGCTGGCGCTTAGCAAGGACCGCGAAGACCTTGCCAAGGCCGCGCTCATCGAGCGGCAGAAGGCCGCCGACATGGCCGGCGGCCTGCGCGCCGAGATCGACCAGATCGACGAAACGCTGAAGGGCTACGAAGCCGACATCGCCAAGCTGATGGGAAAGCTGCGCGAGGCGCGCGCCCGTCAGAACGCGATCGCGACCCGGCTCGAAAGCGCTGTCACCCGCGCCAAGGCGCGCGAGATCCTCAACGGCGGAAGGACGGAAGACGCCTTCTCGAAATTCGACGTGCTCGAGAGGCGCGCGGATTTTGCGGAAGGACGCGCCGATGCTTTGGGCATGACCGGCCCGAAGAGCCTGGAAGAAGAGATTGCCGAGCTGAGAGCGTCCGAGCAGGTCGACGCCGAGCTCGAGGCCATGAAAGCCGCGCTGAAGCGCAAAGGGGAATAA
- the pspB gene encoding envelope stress response membrane protein PspB, which produces MEDVLIPVVICSILFIGLPWLVFHYVTKWKTAATITGADEKLLDELYDLARRLDDRLCSIERIMTAENPNWRQQCLPDASDRIVEQLHETRSRSRARSQVGSED; this is translated from the coding sequence ATGGAAGATGTGCTTATCCCGGTAGTCATTTGTTCGATCCTGTTCATCGGACTGCCGTGGCTGGTCTTTCACTATGTGACCAAGTGGAAGACTGCAGCGACCATCACCGGCGCTGACGAGAAGCTCCTCGACGAGCTGTACGACCTCGCCCGGCGCCTCGACGATCGGCTCTGCTCGATCGAGCGGATCATGACCGCGGAAAACCCGAACTGGCGCCAACAGTGCCTGCCGGACGCCAGCGACCGCATCGTGGAGCAGCTTCATGAGACGCGGTCGCGCAGCCGGGCCCGCAGCCAGGTCGGTTCGGAGGACTAA
- the pspC gene encoding envelope stress response membrane protein PspC — protein sequence MSYQPPSRTRFYRDKRNGKFMGICAGIADYAGFDVTLVRITMIAAIFLSSGSILPVYFIAGMVAPDRPRELDATNADEKEFWQSVRRSPARTARDIRLRLKDIDRRLGDVESYVTTENRTLAREIEQLR from the coding sequence ATGTCGTACCAGCCCCCCAGCCGCACCCGCTTCTATCGGGACAAGCGCAACGGCAAGTTCATGGGCATCTGCGCCGGAATTGCCGATTATGCCGGGTTCGACGTCACGCTCGTCCGCATCACGATGATCGCGGCGATCTTCCTGAGCAGCGGATCGATCCTGCCGGTCTATTTCATCGCCGGCATGGTTGCGCCCGACCGGCCGCGCGAGCTCGATGCGACAAATGCAGATGAGAAGGAGTTCTGGCAGTCGGTACGCAGGTCGCCTGCCCGCACCGCGCGCGACATCCGGCTACGCCTGAAAGACATCGACCGCCGTCTGGGCGACGTCGAAAGCTACGTCACAACTGAAAATCGCACGCTTGCGCGTGAGATCGAACAACTACGCTAA